One Natrinema salaciae genomic window carries:
- a CDS encoding ABC transporter permease gives MSDRRDGGPADGGPRRRSRWTGIVGLTAARWWQRATRTTMGRIASTIAAVALTIALLVVVTGIAMALADGGATSEDDAAVRITPEDSGTLSSVDGVEGPRLGATNGRAASIRSQDGVEHASPALVETARLESADGEPRTVRLVGVVPDDEPRTVAGLSTGELDPGDRHYANGSYDGPREGEIVLSRTTADRLDVGAGDEVTVSMRGLERTSGAGPSVTVAAVADERAAAGGAPVALVHLSELQSLSGADDGELADRILIWGDSTAAQSAATDAYPTAAVEVAGSTDPSVLFEDGLAFATSVIALLVGVTICASFVATTMGMTVDEDRRTLAVLESVGFPTASRLAVVAVSTGITTVVGSIVGTGLGLAGIVAVNAVAGATVAPGAVAHFHPLFVPYAIAVALLSGLVAVPYPLAVAARTSVLEEVGR, from the coding sequence ATGTCCGATAGGCGCGACGGGGGGCCAGCGGATGGCGGTCCGCGGCGTCGGTCGCGATGGACCGGGATCGTCGGGCTGACGGCGGCCAGATGGTGGCAGCGAGCGACGCGAACGACGATGGGCCGAATCGCGTCGACCATCGCCGCCGTCGCGCTGACGATCGCGCTGCTGGTCGTCGTGACGGGCATCGCGATGGCGCTGGCCGACGGCGGTGCGACGAGCGAGGACGACGCCGCCGTCCGAATTACGCCCGAGGACAGCGGGACGCTGTCGTCGGTCGACGGCGTCGAGGGACCGCGGCTCGGCGCGACGAACGGGCGGGCCGCGTCGATCCGCTCGCAGGACGGCGTCGAGCACGCGTCACCGGCGTTAGTCGAGACGGCGCGCCTCGAGTCGGCGGACGGGGAGCCGCGGACCGTCCGTCTCGTCGGCGTCGTCCCGGACGACGAGCCGCGGACCGTGGCGGGCCTGTCGACGGGGGAGCTCGACCCGGGCGATCGACACTACGCGAACGGCTCGTACGATGGGCCGCGCGAGGGGGAGATCGTTCTCTCGCGAACGACGGCCGATCGGCTCGACGTCGGGGCGGGTGACGAGGTGACCGTCTCGATGCGGGGGCTCGAACGGACGAGCGGGGCCGGTCCCTCGGTGACGGTGGCGGCCGTCGCGGACGAGCGGGCGGCTGCCGGCGGTGCGCCGGTCGCACTCGTTCACCTGAGCGAGCTGCAGTCGCTCTCGGGTGCCGACGACGGCGAACTCGCCGATCGGATACTGATCTGGGGCGACTCGACGGCGGCGCAGTCGGCCGCGACCGACGCGTACCCGACCGCAGCGGTCGAAGTCGCCGGTAGCACCGACCCGTCGGTGCTGTTCGAGGACGGCCTGGCGTTCGCGACGAGCGTGATCGCGCTGCTGGTCGGCGTGACGATCTGTGCGTCGTTCGTCGCGACGACCATGGGGATGACCGTCGACGAGGACCGTCGCACCCTCGCCGTCCTCGAGTCGGTCGGCTTCCCTACCGCCAGCCGGCTCGCCGTCGTCGCGGTCTCGACCGGGATCACGACCGTGGTCGGATCGATCGTCGGAACCGGTCTCGGGCTGGCGGGGATCGTCGCCGTCAACGCCGTGGCGGGGGCGACCGTCGCACCTGGCGCGGTCGCTCACTTCCACCCGCTGTTCGTTCCGTACGCGATCGCGGTCGCCCTCCTCTCGGGACTGGTCGCCGTGCCGTACCCGCTGGCCGTCGCCGCGCGAACGTCCGTCCTCGAGGAGGTGGGTCGATGA
- a CDS encoding S66 family peptidase → MNFVTPPALEPGDRVAVIAPSSGGARNAPHVFELALERLHTAFDLEPVVYPTARQSDDFLSAHPRARAADIHAAFRDPDISGVFATIGGADQLRVLRHLDPTVLREHPTRFYGMSDNTNLSLLLWNAGIVSYSGAQLMNELAVPGELPAYTECYCRRAFFDESLGELEPAAEWTDEPSTWWTNPDELRTPPAYEPNPGWDWRGGDGRVTGRVWGGCRAIVEWHLATDRYLPAPGALDGAILALETAEELPSPTDVAGTLMCLGERGLLERFAAVVVGRAPGRSFLEEPPREERAQYRSRVRDAITEQVERYNPAAPIVLGLDWGHTTPIAPLPIGAPLTVDTAAESLTVDG, encoded by the coding sequence ATGAATTTCGTGACGCCGCCTGCACTCGAGCCGGGGGATCGCGTCGCCGTCATCGCGCCATCGAGCGGCGGTGCGCGGAACGCACCACACGTCTTCGAACTCGCCCTCGAGCGACTGCACACGGCGTTCGACCTCGAGCCCGTCGTCTATCCGACGGCCCGTCAGAGCGACGACTTCCTCTCGGCTCACCCGCGAGCGCGAGCGGCGGATATCCACGCCGCGTTCCGCGATCCGGATATCAGCGGCGTGTTCGCGACGATCGGCGGCGCGGACCAGCTCCGCGTCTTGCGGCATCTCGACCCCACCGTCCTCCGCGAGCATCCGACCCGATTCTACGGAATGAGCGACAACACGAATCTGTCGCTCCTGCTCTGGAACGCCGGCATCGTCTCCTACAGCGGGGCACAGCTCATGAACGAGCTCGCGGTTCCCGGGGAGCTCCCAGCGTACACCGAATGCTACTGCCGACGAGCGTTCTTCGACGAGTCCCTGGGCGAACTCGAGCCGGCGGCGGAGTGGACCGACGAACCGAGCACCTGGTGGACGAACCCCGACGAGCTCCGGACGCCGCCCGCGTACGAGCCGAATCCGGGCTGGGACTGGCGAGGCGGCGACGGGCGCGTCACGGGCCGCGTGTGGGGCGGCTGCCGCGCGATCGTGGAGTGGCACCTCGCGACCGACCGCTACCTGCCCGCTCCCGGCGCGTTGGACGGCGCGATCCTCGCGCTCGAGACCGCCGAAGAGCTGCCGAGCCCGACGGACGTCGCCGGAACGCTCATGTGTCTCGGCGAGCGCGGGCTGCTCGAGCGTTTCGCCGCCGTGGTGGTCGGTCGCGCTCCCGGGCGGAGCTTCCTCGAAGAGCCGCCGCGAGAGGAGCGAGCGCAGTACCGCAGCCGGGTTCGGGACGCGATCACCGAGCAGGTCGAACGATACAATCCCGCGGCCCCGATCGTTCTCGGACTCGATTGGGGACACACAACGCCCATCGCTCCGCTCCCGATCGGCGCTCCGTTGACGGTCGACACGGCCGCCGAGTCGCTGACGGTCGACGGATAG
- a CDS encoding ABC transporter ATP-binding protein, whose amino-acid sequence MFNRSLQDSRSSASDSEGERESTAAVRLEGVSHQYGSTGGRFRSSDERAVTALRDVSLEVPAETVVGLEGPSGSGKSTVLHAVAGLLVPTEGRVELRDTDLAALSDAERTRVRRRHIGIVFQRFHLLPSLSARANVALPLVQAGVPRADRRERATALLEAVGLGDRTTHLPGELSGGERQRVAIARALSTDPDVVVADEPTGELDTATGADVLELLTDVGRDRAVLVASHDEATLDVADRVVTLCDGRVEDVR is encoded by the coding sequence ATGTTCAATCGATCACTTCAGGATTCGCGATCGTCGGCGAGTGATAGCGAGGGCGAACGCGAGTCGACGGCGGCCGTTCGTCTCGAGGGCGTCAGCCACCAGTACGGGTCGACCGGTGGACGGTTCCGCTCGAGCGACGAGCGGGCGGTAACCGCGCTCCGCGACGTCTCACTCGAGGTGCCGGCGGAGACGGTCGTCGGGCTCGAGGGTCCCAGCGGGAGCGGGAAGTCGACGGTGCTCCACGCGGTCGCGGGACTCCTGGTCCCGACGGAGGGCCGCGTCGAGCTTCGCGATACCGACCTCGCGGCGCTGTCCGACGCGGAGCGAACGCGGGTGCGGCGACGCCACATCGGGATCGTGTTCCAGCGGTTCCATCTCTTGCCGTCGCTCTCCGCTCGCGCGAACGTCGCGTTGCCGCTCGTCCAGGCGGGCGTCCCTCGAGCCGATCGCCGGGAACGCGCGACCGCGCTGCTCGAGGCCGTCGGTCTCGGCGACCGCACGACGCACCTTCCCGGCGAACTCAGCGGCGGCGAGCGACAGCGCGTCGCGATCGCGCGGGCGCTGTCGACGGACCCGGACGTCGTCGTCGCCGACGAGCCGACGGGGGAGCTCGACACGGCGACCGGGGCGGACGTCCTCGAGTTGTTGACCGACGTCGGCCGCGATCGGGCGGTGCTGGTGGCTTCCCACGACGAGGCCACGCTCGACGTCGCGGATCGGGTCGTCACACTGTGTGACGGACGGGTGGAGGATGTCCGATAG